Genomic segment of Blastocatellia bacterium:
GGCACTCCGCAATTGGCATTAACCTGGCGCTGCCGCTGTGTAAGTGTTTCCACTGCATCGCGCCAATTCATCTTGCGTTCAACCTCAAACCTATGATAAAACCGCCACTCAATAACTGGCTATTTCGCTTTCCACATGAGCAAAACGATCAAAGGCGTCATCTTGGCCGGCGGGCTAGGGACACGATTGCATCCTTGCACGCTGGTGACCAACAAGCACCTGCTGCCGGTTTACAACAAACCGATGATTTATTACCCGCTGCAAACGCTCGTGGATGCCGGCATTCGTGACATCATGATCGTGACCGGCGGCAATAACGCAGGCGATTTCTTGCGCCTGCTGGGCAACGGCAAAGAGTTCGGACTGCAACATCTGAACTACGCTTACCAGCAAGGTGAAGGCGGCATCGCTGAAGCGCTCGGTCTGGCTGCCCATTTCGCTGACGGCCATCTCGTGTGTGTCATGTTGGGCGATAACGTCATCGAAAAGTCCATCGCCCCGTATGTTCAACGGTTCCTCGAGCAGGGCGCCGGAGCCAAAATCCTTCTGAAAGAAGTGCCCGACCCCCAACGATTCGGCGTCCCACAGATCGAGAACGGCCGCATTGTTCGTATCGAAGAGAAACCAGCCGTGCCCGCCTCGCCCTACGCCGTCACAGGCATCTACATGTACGATTCCGATGTGTTCGACATCATCAAACAACTGAAGCCGAGCCAGCGCGGCGAACTGGAGATCACCGATGTCAATAACGTCTACATCGAGCGAGGCCTGATGACGTATGACATCCTGGACGGTTGGTGGACCGATGCCGGCACATTCGAGAGCCTGCTCCTAGCCAACAACCTCGTGGCCCAAGCATGCCGATCGGCGGCGCGATGAAAATCCAGAGTCAGCCTGTTTTTTATTGGCTATCACCTTTCCGCCTCCTTCCCTGTGATGGTAAACTTCCACCTGCAATGTTCATATTCACACGAGGCTGAGAGGAGACCATCATGGAATCAGACATCACCATCGAAGAGAAATCTAGTGATGATACGCCCCAGCAGTCATTGGACGTTACCAAACCGGCTGAATCATCGCGACCATCTGCTGACGCGCTCGAAGAGCTGGCAGCATCGGTCAAAGAATTTGCTGCCAAAATCCCTGACTCGATTTCCAAGGTAGTCGAACGCGCCTTGTCAGGTCGCGACGTGCCGTTGATGGTGCGCGTCAACGATGAAACATTGCGGCGCATTGATCAGTTGGTTGAATCGGGCGTCTTTCAGAATCGCTCAGAGAGCGTCGCCTTTCTGATTAGCGAAGGTATCAAAGCCCAGTCAGCTCTGTTTGAACAAATTGAATCGAAGGTTCAAGAGATTGAAAAATTGCGCGAGGAGTTGAAAAACATTATTCGCCAGCAACGTGGGGAGCAGTGAGATGAATCGGATCACCAGAATAAGCATCGTCGGATTGTTGATTGCAAGCTTGGCCTGCGCCACGGCGTTCTCTGTGACCGGCCGCACGAAAGCAGTGGACGAACTGACCATCGCCGCGGATTTTGCTGAAGCCGTCTCTTTGGTCGAGACCTATTACGCCGATTCGATCAACTACGAAGAGATCACGAAAATGGCCATTCTCGGCATGCTGCATACGCTTGATCCGCACTCCAGCTACTATGATCGCCGAGAATTCACCCGATTCCGCATCGAGCAAACCAGCCAGTACTTCGGCATCGGCGCCACGATTGGCGCCCGTAACGGCAAGGTCTTCATCCTGGCGCCGTTTGCTGACACACCGGCCTACCGCGCCGGGCTGCGGTACGGCGATCAGATCGTGGCCATTGACGGAGAATCCACCGAGACGTGGTCCTCAACACAAGTCTCCAGCCGACTGCGTGGCCCACGCGGCACGCCGGTCGAAGTCCGGGTACAACGCGCCGGCGAAGCGACACCTCGTACCTTCAAGCTCACCCGCGATGCTGTGCCATTGCCCAGCATCAGTGGCGCTTACTTCGTCCGCCCAGGAATCGGTTACATCAACTTTCAACTGCGCGGCTTCAATACGACAACCGATGAAGAAATGAACAAAGCTCTGAAGCGATTGGAAAGCGGTGGCCTCAAGGCTCTCATCATTGACATGCGCAGTAACCCCGGCGGACTGCTGGATCAGGCAGTGAAAATGGCAGAAAAGTTTTTGTTCAAAGGCCAGCTCATCCTGACCCAAAAGAGCCGATCCAACAAACGTGAATCAACCAAACGCTATGAGTCACAAAATCCCAACCCGTTGCTGCTGCCTTTAGTGGTCATTGTCAACGGCGGCACGGCCTCAGCCGCCGAAATCGTCACAGCAGCCATCCAGGAACATGACCGCGGGATGGTCGTGGGTGAACCGACGTTTGGCAAAGCGCTTGTTCAAACTGTTTTGCCGCTGTCGTTCGGCGCTGGCCTCACGCTGACAACAGCCAAGTATCTCACCCCCAGCGGACGCTCCATTCAACGCGCGTACACCAACCTCTCTTTCTACGACTACTATTTCAAGAACCGGAGCGATGGCCCGAACGGCTCTTCTACAGTTCCGACCGGCCCGGCATTCCGCACTGACGCTGGCCGCACTGTCTATGGCGAAGGAGGCATCACGCCGGATGTCGCTGTCCCTGCCACCCAACTAACAGAAGCACAAAGCCGGCTGCAAGGCGCCATCTTCGCCTTCACGCGCGAGCTAGTGGCCGGCTTGATACCGGGGCTTGAATCTTATCGCGTCAGTAGCTTGACACTTGATCACACGTTGGGAGAGAAAGAGTACCGGATTTCCGATCAGGTGCTTCAAGCGTTCACCAAGTTTGCCACGTCTCGAAAGGATGAGTTCCGCCTTTCACCAGGCTTGATCGAATCCAACAAGGAGTTCATCCGCACATTTATCCGATATGAGGTGGTCACGGCTGCTTACGGACTAGAAACAGCAGCGCAAGCGTTGAACGACACGGACATTCAATTACTGAAAGCCATCGAGGTGATGCCGAAGGCTGCTGAACTAGCCAACACGTATAGAACACGAGCGAACCGCGCCACAGCTAAATAAGTTTGTCGAACCAGCACCGACAAGCATCGTTTGCTCAACTGCCGCTGATCACCGCGTCCCACTCCATGTCATCTGCCGTGGCGCAGCTCCTGCTTGATCATCGAATACCCCAGGGCACACGGCGGCACAAAGTGTTGTTCGCTGCAGCGCGGCTCCCGCCTGATCACCGGGGAATGCAGTCAATCATTCGATCTTGCCGAGCAAGCGAGCGGAAGACGCCTTCTTTACAACGACCGCCTTCGACGTCAGCCTGAAAAACAATGAAACCGTCGTCGTTCAGCGCAATCGGGCCGATGGCCTTGTAACTGGCTCCTTGCTCACGCGGGATTCGATCTCCGACCGAAACTGTCTCCGAGGCCAATGTTAACGGGCCTAGCGTCACCATGAAGAGCGCTTGCGAAGGTCCACTGCCGGCTAATTCGGCGACATAAATCAATTGCTCGGCGTCGTTGCCCACCATGCGTCCAAATCGGACATAGTTGACCCGCGCGCCAACAACCGGCGCTTGAGTGCCGGCGAGAACTTTGGGCGTCGCCAACTCAATAAATCCTCCAGCGAGCAAGGCTGTCTGGAAGATGCCTTCTGCTGCCGTGCCGCCCGTCAATCCGGCGCGGAAAACGACTTCACTCTTGGTCAACACCACGTCCTCAAAGCTGGTGTATGTATTTCCTCTCAACCCACCAGCGTTGCCGCCCACAAGCGCCACCGCGCTGGTGATCAGCTCCAGCCGCAACGGGAAAAGCCCTGCGACAATAAACGTGCTGAGAAACACGCCCTGCTCAACGCGACCGCCCTCCACGTTGGCAATATAAGCAAACCGATCCAGCCTCAGTCCAGGGATGGGGAACGGAGTGATCACATCCTCAACCAGATCATAGGCGCCGAAGCTGGCATAAGCCCCGGCTCCCGTCTCCGGCGCGCCTTCACCTTGAACGGCCACTGCATCAATGTTGGCTTCACCCAGCAAAAATCCACGAGGCGCAAAGAACAATCCCTCGGATGCTGTTCCACCCGTCACCGTGGCCTTGAACATGACCGTGCCATTGCGGCTGATGAGCACTTGGCCGGGAAATCCACTGAACGCGCCGCCTCCCGTGTTGGGCGCGATGTCGCCAGGTAAGGCAATCGCGGCAATGCCGCGCGTCTCCGAAAAGAGGAAAATTCCCTCACCCACTGACCCGCCTTCGATCAACGCACGGAAAACGATTTGCAGCTCCTTCCCGAGTAACGTTGTCGTGACAGTCGCACTATCTAGGTCTACAAACTGCGCAAACCGTCCTCCACTCCGAGGCGCATTGCTGCCCAGAGCAACTTGACGAAGAATCCCGCCCGCCCGGCCAAACGTGTAGATGCCATCGCTCTTGATGTAAGCGATCACACCATCCTCATCAATAGAAACCTGCTTGACAACAGTATGCTGAGCCGGCGGACTGCTCAGCGGCGCCGCCTGTGTGAGCCACGAACCGCCATTGCCAACCAGCAGGATCAGGGCGACCAGCATCACCACCACGGCCTTTCGCACACAGGCTTCAATTAACCCCAAGAAATGGTCAGCGCATTGAGACACCAAACGTACTGACATAACGCTCCTCCTTGTTTTTGACCTCTGACACAACCAGCTCGGTCAACGCATGAGCGCATTGACTCCTTTGCCTGAAAGCCCAAGCTGGCCGCTCTCTACGTGGACCGTGGTCCGTGGACCACAAGTTGAATCACGGATCACGAATCACGGATTGTTTGATATGGCGCTCGGCCCACCACGATCATCCGCCGCCACCTCTCAGCCATACCATCCGGCCTCACTTCACAGCGTGGCGTAAGAGTGCAACCCAGGTAGAATGAAGCTCACGCCAAGATAGGTGAAGATCACCGAGATAAACCCAATCACAGCAAACATGGCCGTCTTGCGCCCTTTCCAACCATGGACGATCCGCGTATGCAGAAAGATCGCATAGCAAATGCAGGTGATCAGCGCCCACGTTTCCTTTGGGTCCCAGCCCCAGTAGCGGCCCCATGATTCATTGGCCCACACCGCGCCCGTGATCGTCATCAGCGTTAGCAACGGAAACGCGACGGTGACGGACTTGTACGTCAAATCATCTAACACGGCTAACGACGGCGCCGCTTCCAGAAACCGATCCCGCTTCAACGCAAACACGACCACGAACGCCGTCAGCGCAGTGGCGACAAACATGCTGGCAATGGCTACGGGACTGCCACGAAAGACCAGTTCCAGCCTCGAACCGAACTCATCCAACCATGAGGCCGGAACAATTCCCTTCTGCGTTGGCGAAATCCAATTGGCCACCGCCGTCGCCGTCTTCATCTGGTAGATCAATAAACCCAACGCGACCACCTGCACCAGCAACACGCCACGCGTGAGCCAGTGCCCATAGCTCTTCAGATTCTCTTGCGCCGTGCGAAGATAAGCGGCAAAGCACAGGATCGCCAATACCGACCCGATGAACGCCACACGCATGAGCTGACCGACGAACGGAATGGCAGCGCGCAAGAATTCGTTACCTGCCTCGTTGACAGGTATGCGAGCGCCCTCAATCATCAGATCAATCTCGAACAAGCCGCGCGTCAGCACACTGCCGCCCGACACAAAGCCATAGGTGAGAATCGGAACACCCAGGGCAAAAATAGCCATCAGTTCCGTCTTCATGCCATCTTTAAGCAGGTAGAGCAATCCCAGGGCAAATGCCAAGCTGCACACCCCATAACCGGCCATGGCAATGGTGACGTGAATCGGACGCCAATAACTGACCAACACCGGTGGCATATCAATGATCTGATCGCCATAGAGAATGGCCAGAATAATGAACATTGCGGCAATCGGTAAGGTGAACGCCCCGACGAACCGATGCCGATAGATCGTGGTGATCACCAGGCTCGCTCCGGTTGTTGTCATTCCAAGGGAGAGCGCCGTGTCGTACAAATTGCTTAACGGATAGTGATTCGCCACCAACCCGCGCGTGCCCCACGCCGCAACGTTGAGCCCAAATCCGAGCGCTGCCGTCCATGTGGCCAGGTTTTCCAGCAGTCCCTCTTTCTGCAAGACAAACATGACATAAAAGACAGCCGCCGCAATATAACTGATCAAGGCCAGCATCACCAATGTGCTCTCCGTGCTGAGTCGGGGAATCCATCCTTGCCATTGAGCCAAAATGAACAACCCCGCCAACAGGAGAGGCGCTACAAACGGGACAAAACGAGCATAACCGCTCCAGACATCAGTTGGTGCAGGCTTCAAACTATCAATGGTTGATTGTGCAATCTTCGTGCTCATTGCCACCTCCTCACGCAATCTGTGAAATTTCTCGATGACCAGCCTGTTGCCATCGCAACAAAACGAGTGGTTATCTTACATCATTTCTTCGATCCGGCCAACAGCAAACTTCCCTTTAAGCCGACCCGCGACTGGCTTGACGCAATCGGTTTCAGCCCGGGCAGCCGCTCAAAGCCCCACTCCATGCTGCTTGAGAAAATCGCGGATCACGTTGACGGGGACTGCCAGGTTGGACGCAGGAAACTCAGTGACGGCGTAAATAATGCCAACCACCACGCCGTCCTTATTGAATAACGGGCCGCCCGACCCACCGCTTGCCGTGGCCGCATCATGAATGATGCGTGTCGGCGTCAAAGCCGTAATGCGCCCCTGCGTTGGCAAGGGTCGAATCAACCCACGCCGCGCCAGCTCCTGCGTCACTTCCGTCACACGCAACGAAGTAGCCCGCGTGATGCTTTGCGCCACGCTTTCATCCAGCCGCGTCAGCAGCCCTTCCACACCCGCCGGATACCCCAACAACACGACAGACTGGCCAACCTCAACCACCGTGTGCGCGTCAGCAAGCGGCGGAATTGGCACCGATAATTCCCCTCGGTCAAACCGACAAACGGCTAGATCATAGCCTTCCGAGGCTCCCAGTATCTCCAACCGAACCGGCTCACTGACACTTGGAAAATATGCTTTCAACGCCGTCGCGCGCGGGATGAATCCGCGCCGAATAATCTGATTGGAAGCTTCGTCCTTCCACCACGGTCGGGCCACGTGCAGATTGGTCAGAATCAGACCCGGACTGATAATAAACCCAGTCCCAATGACCGTCTCTTCAATGAGCGGCCCGACTTCATCCGTTGTCACATAGAATTTGCTGTCGCCTTCAAAAATCGCAATGCTTCCTTCAGGCGTTGATGCCTCGCGCAGCCACTTTCCCGTGCCCCGCTCAACGAACCGATAGCCACTTTCGATCAGGCAAATACTGGGGCTGTAGGTGGTCGCAATCCGCCCGATCAACCCGGACTCGCCCTGAAACGTGGCTCGCGCCGCCTCTACGTCACGTCGCATCTGTTCCAGGCGCGCCTGAATGCCGAGCAAAGTTTCTTGTTGTTGGTTCACTTGCCGCGTTAGCGCATTCAGCGCCCGGTGAATCCGAACGTGCAAGGCAACAAGCAGCGTCACTCCTGCCAGGAACGCCAGGATGATAAGCCAACGACGTTTCCGCGCGAAGAACGCCCGCATACGTGCTTTTTGGGTCTCCGCATGTGCTCCGATTGCGCGCGCCTCAGCGCCTTCCTTTTCGGCAGGATCGTCACCAAGTTGCTGCACGTCTTCAGAGCTGCGAGCTAACCGAAATTCCACCGCTCGTGATTGCCCATCAAAGCCAATCACATCACGGTCCCGAAGCGTGGTGTGTTGCTCAGCCGGCTGGTCATTCAACCACACGGGCAGACTTGAATTCATGACCACAAGCGCATACTGGCGACCATCAAAGACAATCCGCGCTACAATCCCGTAGTGTCCGCCGTTCAGCCCTAGATCACTTAATTGAAGATGGCAGCCGGCGACATCTCCAATGAAGGTATCCCCCTCCGGAAGGTGGACTCGGTCGCCCCGCTTGTGGCCGACCAGTATGACACATTCACCAACCTCAATCATGCACGCCCTGATTATACTCATCTAGACGGATGGGCGGAAGTTGTCCCCCTCTGTATCGTTCGGCCCGTCACAAGCCGCGATGACCTCCGGCGCGCTCGCCCCAGCCGATCAGCCATCGGCCTAGCCACTCACACGCAGGGGCAAAGCGCCGCACGACGGGCACCAGCACAGCATCTTGTTCAGGAACATTAACAAACGATTCATCAATGTGTTACAAGAAATGTGCGACGTCGCACATCGGGCCATTCTCAGGCGGCACCCGTTGATGCGCGCCGACCAGGCTCCTCACCAGCAAACGGCCCAGCTCGATCCATCACCACAGCGACGGCCATGAGAAAATAGACGATCATGATGACCTCGGAATCTCCAAAATTGTAATGAGCAAGCGAGCTGACGAGAAATCCGACCGTCCCACCCAGTATACCGATCAATACACCCTGGCTGAGCCAATCCCACGCGGACAACCGCTCACCCGTCAATCGCCATAGCAAGCGCAGGTAAACGCCAAACCACCAGACCAAACACAAGAACGCTGGAAGGCCCCGCTCAAGCGCAACCTGCAGCGGCGTCGAATGCATGTGACCAACCGGCAACCTGCCGCCTTGAAAGAGTCCCCACTCACGCCAGCGCGTCTTCAGGCTATCCATTCCAACCCCCACCAACCAATGACGTGGCTGACGGATGAGCAGCCGGGCTCCCTCCTGCCAAATCGTCAACCGATACGCCGTGCTCGGCTCCGCCCGCGAGAGCATCGGTTGCCCGCGTGTCTTGTAGAGCATCTTCACCGCCACCGGCGCGACCATCAACCCAGCGATCAGCAGTAGCGCGAGCACCCACCGTTGACCGGAACGAACCGCCATCACCAGCAACGCCGCCGCAAAACCAATCCATACCGCCCGCGTCAACGTCAGAACAATCGCGGCGCTCATCGCCAGGACCACGAGCGTCAACCAAACAAATAACCAGGATCGTTTCCGCCTCGCTTGAAGCCAAATTCCACATGCAATCGCTGTCAGTAACTGGAGAACTTCAGCATAGGTAAAATAATTCCATCCATAGAAGCCGGCAGCGCGAAATTCGCGCCACGGCGCTACAACAACTCCAACTGAGCTAACATCACGCCATTGGTCAACAGCCACCTGTTGCCGAATGTAAATCTCCGGCCGATAAAAAAACAACTCGACACGTGACTGCCCCGACCGACGCGCAGATTCGACCATCTCTTCCAGCGAATCAACAGCCCGGTCGTTGAGCTCGAGGATCACATCGCCAGGACGTAAGCCGGCGGCTCCGAGCGGACTGTCAACGCTCATCTGAACGATCTTCAATCCATGACCAGCGAATTTTTGCCAGAACACATATCCCACGTTCACCAAGCAGGAGGCGACCATCAGCACGACGAGCGTTCGCGCCGACCGGGCCGCGCGGACTTGTCTGGTGACAAGAAAAAACAGCAACACTAAGCTGACGCTCGCCAGCTTTCTCACACTGACGGCTGGCTCATAAGAAAAGATCGCCGACAGGAGCGTGAACCCCACAAAGGCCAGTATAGGCCGATCCAGCACCGACCAAGGAACCGGCGCGCGCCGCCTCCAAATCAGGTGTAGGATCCAGAGCGCCAGCGACGTGAAAAACGCCATCTGGCTCAAGGCAATTGAATGCGGAGCAAACACGCAGAAGAGCGCGAGCAGGACAATCATAGCCCTCTGCGGCCACGCTGGCGCGTCCAGTTCTGCAATCCACTCTCTGAGACGAATCACCCGGCACACCCCTTTGTCTTGTTGCAAGCGCAGATGGTATCAGAGATCAAGTGAAAGTGACATAGGGTGGCCAGCCCCCTGATGGTCTTAATCGTTGTTTACAAAGCAGGCAGACGTGGATAAACTGGAGCGTCCAATTCGTGGCTCTGCTTATGAGTTACAACATCGCCATCGCGACGATCAAGGGAGGTGTTGGAAAAACGACGATCGCCTACAACCTAGCCGGCGCCTTCGCTGAAACGGGGAAAAAAGTCCTGGTGGTAGACCTCGATCAACAAGGCAATCTTTCGTCAGTGTTCCTCGACAATATCTATCGCTTGCCGGCGACCCTGTATGATGTGTTGGTGAATCTGGACATGCCCACCACGTCAGCCATTCACCATACGAGCTACCCAGGCATTGATATCCTGCCGGCTAATCTGGACCTGAGCCGACTTGAATTCCAGTTGGCCGGTGACGCGGAAGCGCAATACTATCTTGCCGAGAAACTGCGTGAAGTGGACGGTTACGATCT
This window contains:
- a CDS encoding sugar phosphate nucleotidyltransferase; its protein translation is MKGVILAGGLGTRLHPCTLVTNKHLLPVYNKPMIYYPLQTLVDAGIRDIMIVTGGNNAGDFLRLLGNGKEFGLQHLNYAYQQGEGGIAEALGLAAHFADGHLVCVMLGDNVIEKSIAPYVQRFLEQGAGAKILLKEVPDPQRFGVPQIENGRIVRIEEKPAVPASPYAVTGIYMYDSDVFDIIKQLKPSQRGELEITDVNNVYIERGLMTYDILDGWWTDAGTFESLLLANNLVAQACRSAAR
- the ccsA gene encoding cytochrome c biogenesis protein CcsA codes for the protein MKTATAVANWISPTQKGIVPASWLDEFGSRLELVFRGSPVAIASMFVATALTAFVVVFALKRDRFLEAAPSLAVLDDLTYKSVTVAFPLLTLMTITGAVWANESWGRYWGWDPKETWALITCICYAIFLHTRIVHGWKGRKTAMFAVIGFISVIFTYLGVSFILPGLHSYATL
- a CDS encoding O-antigen ligase family protein: MIVLLALFCVFAPHSIALSQMAFFTSLALWILHLIWRRRAPVPWSVLDRPILAFVGFTLLSAIFSYEPAVSVRKLASVSLVLLFFLVTRQVRAARSARTLVVLMVASCLVNVGYVFWQKFAGHGLKIVQMSVDSPLGAAGLRPGDVILELNDRAVDSLEEMVESARRSGQSRVELFFYRPEIYIRQQVAVDQWRDVSSVGVVVAPWREFRAAGFYGWNYFTYAEVLQLLTAIACGIWLQARRKRSWLFVWLTLVVLAMSAAIVLTLTRAVWIGFAAALLVMAVRSGQRWVLALLLIAGLMVAPVAVKMLYKTRGQPMLSRAEPSTAYRLTIWQEGARLLIRQPRHWLVGVGMDSLKTRWREWGLFQGGRLPVGHMHSTPLQVALERGLPAFLCLVWWFGVYLRLLWRLTGERLSAWDWLSQGVLIGILGGTVGFLVSSLAHYNFGDSEVIMIVYFLMAVAVVMDRAGPFAGEEPGRRASTGAA
- a CDS encoding S41 family peptidase; this encodes MNRITRISIVGLLIASLACATAFSVTGRTKAVDELTIAADFAEAVSLVETYYADSINYEEITKMAILGMLHTLDPHSSYYDRREFTRFRIEQTSQYFGIGATIGARNGKVFILAPFADTPAYRAGLRYGDQIVAIDGESTETWSSTQVSSRLRGPRGTPVEVRVQRAGEATPRTFKLTRDAVPLPSISGAYFVRPGIGYINFQLRGFNTTTDEEMNKALKRLESGGLKALIIDMRSNPGGLLDQAVKMAEKFLFKGQLILTQKSRSNKRESTKRYESQNPNPLLLPLVVIVNGGTASAAEIVTAAIQEHDRGMVVGEPTFGKALVQTVLPLSFGAGLTLTTAKYLTPSGRSIQRAYTNLSFYDYYFKNRSDGPNGSSTVPTGPAFRTDAGRTVYGEGGITPDVAVPATQLTEAQSRLQGAIFAFTRELVAGLIPGLESYRVSSLTLDHTLGEKEYRISDQVLQAFTKFATSRKDEFRLSPGLIESNKEFIRTFIRYEVVTAAYGLETAAQALNDTDIQLLKAIEVMPKAAELANTYRTRANRATAK
- a CDS encoding serine protease; translated protein: MIEVGECVILVGHKRGDRVHLPEGDTFIGDVAGCHLQLSDLGLNGGHYGIVARIVFDGRQYALVVMNSSLPVWLNDQPAEQHTTLRDRDVIGFDGQSRAVEFRLARSSEDVQQLGDDPAEKEGAEARAIGAHAETQKARMRAFFARKRRWLIILAFLAGVTLLVALHVRIHRALNALTRQVNQQQETLLGIQARLEQMRRDVEAARATFQGESGLIGRIATTYSPSICLIESGYRFVERGTGKWLREASTPEGSIAIFEGDSKFYVTTDEVGPLIEETVIGTGFIISPGLILTNLHVARPWWKDEASNQIIRRGFIPRATALKAYFPSVSEPVRLEILGASEGYDLAVCRFDRGELSVPIPPLADAHTVVEVGQSVVLLGYPAGVEGLLTRLDESVAQSITRATSLRVTEVTQELARRGLIRPLPTQGRITALTPTRIIHDAATASGGSGGPLFNKDGVVVGIIYAVTEFPASNLAVPVNVIRDFLKQHGVGL
- a CDS encoding ribbon-helix-helix domain-containing protein, yielding MESDITIEEKSSDDTPQQSLDVTKPAESSRPSADALEELAASVKEFAAKIPDSISKVVERALSGRDVPLMVRVNDETLRRIDQLVESGVFQNRSESVAFLISEGIKAQSALFEQIESKVQEIEKLREELKNIIRQQRGEQ